Proteins from a genomic interval of Vanacampus margaritifer isolate UIUO_Vmar chromosome 4, RoL_Vmar_1.0, whole genome shotgun sequence:
- the jph3a gene encoding junctophilin-3, which yields MSTGGRFDFDDGGSYCGGWEQGKAHGRGVCTGPQGQGEYAGAWSHGFEVLGVYTWPSGNSYQGTWAQGKRHGIGVESKGRWDYRGEWTQGFKGRYGQLESTASGARYEGTWSNGLQDGYGTETYSDGGTYQGQWLGGMRHGYGVRQSVPYGMAAVILFPLRTSINSLRSEHSHGPPAVLEDSVANTPTDGVVAGLAGSPVGRGGFALTAPSDADRQRKRKGRFRQSILSGLKLRRSESKSSLASQLSKQSSFCSEAGMSTVSSAASDIHSNASENEQGTPVDATVTEMYAGEWRSDHRAGWGVGRRSDGLHYAGEWAGNKRHGYGCTTFPDGTKEEGKYKQNVLVSGKRKNLIPLRASKIREKVDRAVEAAEKAAEIAKQKSEIAMSRMSHARGKAEAAEGVARKAMEECHLSRIAAKELSPSFHIYGNGLECQKPQHKKVKDKDHEVISTGTDSPELCTPDTTPPVITPDLSPVLSVPICPSRSPPNHVHRARNACFTRQSAVDDQGGSEIQVLVEARGMDLLKGGANNWADDMYPDRGCSSRSTTPSLLEEQEGQINGHDPVPLTNHKLREKSISNYKVREHTSSHRAWEHSVSNQKSSKHATSSHKSREYSSSNHKTWDHSSTNHKACEQASSNYRQVHILSNHKALEHNMSNHKTSEHASSNHNSQDYISSNHSPNDHVASTYNFREHVFSNHHQKQHNPSNHKLNEHAVIDQRQDGLTEGWTAESTLRWSPAHSRLTEQDEERMNEYTVDLRLQCPESQISRGLAQESPAPKNNRLRSRGLRPVREGSVDSVQMLDNLNVGAELEDWPLHRDLTLSPPLQSQPITLEQEGELLTLKSNSGSSSILVVMVILLNIGVAVLFIHFFI from the exons ATGTCCACTGGAGGCAGGTTTGACTTTGATGATGGGGGGTCGTACTGTGGGGGGTGGGAGCAGGGAAAAGCCCACGGCAGAGGGGTATGCACAGGGCCACAGGGTCAGGGCGAGTACGCAGGGGCATGGAGTCACGGCTTTGAGGTCCTGGGTGTGTACACGTGGCCCAGTGGGAACAGCTATCAGGGTACCTGGGCGCAAGGTAAGCGGCATGGCATTGGAGTGGAGAGCAAGGGCCGCTGGGATTATAGAGGGGAGTGGACGCAAGGGTTTAAAGGTCGCTACGGACAGCTGGAGAGCACGGCCAGTGGCGCCCGCTACGAGGGAACGTGGAGCAACGGCCTCCAGGATGGATACGGAACTGAAACCTATTCTGATGGAG GAACCTACCAGGGCCAGTGGCTGGGCGGAATGCGTCACGGCTACGGTGTGCGGCAGAGCGTGCCATACGGCATGGCGGCCGTCATCCTCTTCCCTCTGCGAACGTCCATAAACTCCCTCCGGTCTGAGCACAGTCACGGACCCCCGGCTGTGCTTGAGGACAGCGTGGCCAATACGCCCACGGATGGGGTGGTGGCCGGGCTGGCTGGCAGCCCTGTGGGCCGAGGAGGGTTCGCTCTAACTGCTCCAAGTGACGCCGACCGCCAAAGAAAGAGGAAAGGTCGCTTCCGGCAGTCCATCCTGAGCGGCCTGAAGCTACGCCGCTCGGAATCTAAAAGTTCTCTTGCCAGTCAGCTGAGCAAGCAAAGTTCCTTCTGCAGCGAGGCTGGCATGAGTACGGTCAGTTCGGCTGCGTCCGACATCCATTCCAATGCTAGTGAGAATGAACAGGGCACGCCTGTGGATGCAACTGTGACAGAAATGTATGCAGGTGAGTGGCGGAGCGACCACAGGGCTGGCTGGGGGGTGGGTCGACGCTCGGATGGACTTCACTACGCAGGTGAATGGGCGGGGAACAAAAGACATGGGTACGGATGCACTACCTTTCCTGACGGCACCAAGGAGGAAGGGAAGTACAAGCAGAACGTGTTGGTGAGCGGCAAACGCAAGAACCTGATTCCGCTGAGGGCCAGTAAAATCAGAGAAAAGGTGGACCGAGCTGTTGAAGCTGCAGAAAAGGCGGCGGAAATTGCCAAGCAAAAATCTGAGATTGCCATGTCAAG AATGAGCCATGCTCGTGGAAAGGCAGAGGCGGCTGAGGGAGTTGCACGGAAAGCTATGGAAGAATGTCACCTGTCACGGATAGCTGCCAAAGAGCTCTCGCCCTCTTTTCACATCTACGGCAATG GGCTTGAATGTCAGAAGCCCCAGCATAAAAAAGTCAAGGACAAAGACCACGAGGTCATCTCCACCGGAACAGACAGTCCAGAGCTGTGTACTCCGGACACGACACCGCCTGTAATAACACCCGATCTCAGTCCTGTGCTGAGTGTCCCCATTTGTCCAAGCCGCAGCCCACCCAATCATGTCCATCGTGCCAGAAATGCTTGCTTCACGAGACAGAGTGCTGTCGATGATCAGGGCGGCTCAGAGATTCAAGTGCTGGTGGAGGCACGGGGTATGGACCTCCTGAAAGGGGGCGCAAACAACTGGGCGGATGACATGTACCCGGATCGAGGATGTAGCAGCCGCTCAACGACACCCTCTCTACTAGAAGAACAGGAGGGACAGATTAATGGCCACGATCCTGTCCCTCTGACCAACCACAAGCTCCGTGAGAAATCAATCTCCAATTACAAGGTCCGGGAGCACACTTCTTCCCACAGAGCATGGGAGCATTCTGTGTCCAACCAAAAGTCCTCCAAGCATGCCACTTCCAGTCACAAGTCAAGGGAGTACTCATCATCCAATCATAAAACATGGGATCATTCTTCTACCAACCACAAGGCCTGTGAGCAGGCCTCTTCCAACTACAGGCAGGTACACATCTTATCCAATCACAAGGCCTTGGAACATAACATGTCCAATCACAAGACTTCTGAGCATGCTTCCTCCAATCACAACTCCCAAGATTATATCTCCTCCAATCACAGCCCCAATGACCACGTTGCCTCCACTTACAACTTTCGAGAGCATGTCTtctccaaccaccaccaaaagCAGCACAATCCCTCCAACCATAAGCTTAACGAGCATGCTGTAATTGACCAAAGGCAAGACGGCCTCACCGAGGGTTGGACTGCAGAAAGCACCCTTAGGTGGAGTCCTGCCCATTCACGCCTCACAGAGCAGGATGAGGAAAGGATGAATGAATACACAGTAGACTTGAGGCTTCAGTGTCCGGAATCGCAGATATCTCGAGGCTTGGCTCAGGAATCGCcagccccaaaaaacaacagGCTGCGATCCCGAGGCCTGAGACCAGTCAGAGAGGGATCCGTGGACTCTGTCCAGATGCTGGACAATTTGAATGTGGGGGCAGAGCTAGAGGACTGGCCATTGCATCGAGACCTCACACTCTCCCCGCCGCTTCAGTCTCAGCCCATCACTCTGGAGCAGGAAGGAGAGCTTCTCACCCTCAAATCAAACTCA GGCTCCAGTTCCATTCTGGTGGTTATGGTCATcctactcaatattggagtagccgttcttttcattcatttctttatttga